TGAAAAGGAATTATTTTACTATAATTAGAGAGAACAAGACAAACCATCCTTCCATATTTTTCAATTAGAATTATTACACCTTTAAAAAAACATTTTTATGCTCACTTAATCACATTATCTCATAATCCACATTCAATAAAAGTGACAATAAAGCAACAAATTTATGGCGAAAATATGCACTATATCAATTTCCCCTCAATTACAAACCCCCAAAACTGGACTATTTTCTTTTGGAGAGGGAATAAACGAATTGTAGTTGACTATTATTGGTTAAGATAAAACTAAGTGCTAATTATGTTAAGTGGAGGAACTGCGGATGGAAGAAAATGAAGTGAAAAAAGGAGAAAAAGGTGCCTGGATTAGTATATCAGCATATATACTCTTATCCATTATCAAGCTTATCATGGGGAATTTGGGAAATTCGGAAGCTTTAAAAGCGGATGGATTAAACAATTTAACTGATGTCATTGCTTCTGTAGCCGTATTAATTGGATTAAGGATATCTCAAAAACCGGCCGATGAGAACCATAAGTATGGACATCTTAGAGCTGAAACGATCGCTTCTTTGGTTGCTTCATTAATTATGCTTACTGTTGGTTTGCAAGTAGTGATCGATTCTTTTAGAAATTTATATAATCCTGTTGAAGAAAGACCTGATTTATATACTGGGGCTGTTGCTTTATTTAGTTCTCTTTTTATGTACCTAGTCTACAGATATAATTTGAAGCTATCTAAAAGGATTGGAAGTAAGGCCCTTTATTCAGCAGCACAGGATAACCGTTCCGACGCATTGGTAAGTATAGGCGCTGCAATAGGAATAGCTGGTG
The nucleotide sequence above comes from Cytobacillus pseudoceanisediminis. Encoded proteins:
- a CDS encoding cation diffusion facilitator family transporter, giving the protein MEENEVKKGEKGAWISISAYILLSIIKLIMGNLGNSEALKADGLNNLTDVIASVAVLIGLRISQKPADENHKYGHLRAETIASLVASLIMLTVGLQVVIDSFRNLYNPVEERPDLYTGAVALFSSLFMYLVYRYNLKLSKRIGSKALYSAAQDNRSDALVSIGAAIGIAGAHLGLNWLDSLAAAIVGIIICLTAWVIFKEAAHDLTDGFEVKLLKEIEETINQTEGVKFVKNLRARLHGNHPIVDVTIFVEPSLTVIQSHDITVKIEDNLRKFHNIHHTHVHVEPH